CGTGCCCCGCTCGCCGATCACCAGCACCGGGCGGTCGAGCGCGGCTGCCCGGCTCGCGCGTTCCAGCGCCCCCATGAAGGTGTGCGACTGCCCGATGACCTGTGTGGTGCGCTCCATGCGCAAGGTTTGGCGCGTATTCCCAACTCTTGGCAAGTGCAGTCCGGTCCGAAATGCCGCACTTATGTTTAAGCCATTGATCTGAAGCGATTTTCAAAACTGGCACGGCAGATGCAATGCTTCAGGCAACCCGCCGGAAACGACGGAAACAGACACCAGGATCAAGGAGCCACGCCATGTTCAAGACCGATTTCGCCCGCACCGTCGCCGCCGCCCTCTGCACCATCGTCTTCAGCGCCACCTGCGTGCTGGGCGCGGTGGGCCCCGCCACCTCGGCGGCGCTGGCGAGCCCGACCCACATCGTGGCATAAGGCGGCAACGCCGCACCCCGCGCACTCCGGAGTAGGATTTACATGGGTATCTTTTCCCGCACCCGCGACATCGTCGCCGCCAACTTCGCCGATCTCCTCGAGAAGGCCGAAGACCCTGCGAAGATGATCCGCATGATCATCCTCGAGATGGAGGAGACGCTGGTCGAGGTTCGCGCCTCCGCCGCGCGCACCATCGCCGACCAGAAGGAGATGCGCCGGCATATCTCGAAACTCGACCAGCTGCAGGACAACTGGACCGAAAAGGCCGAGCTGGCGTTGTCGAAGGACCGCGAGGACCTCGCCAAGGCGGCCCTGGTCGAACGCCAGAAGGCGGTCGACATGGCCGACCAGCTGAAGGCCGAGGTCGGCGTGCTCGACGATGCGCTGCGCGCGTCCGAAGAGGACATCGCCAAACTGCAGACCAAGCTGCGCGAGGCCCGCACCAAGCAGAACGCGGTGCAGACCCGGCTGGAGACCGCGAACAACCGCACCCGGCTTCGCGAGATGTACAACGGTCCCAAGACGCACGAGGCGTTCAGCCGCTTCGACGTCCTCGACCGCCGCGTCGACGAGGCCGAGGGCCGCGCCGAGGCGCTGGGCCTGGGCTCGGTCAAGACGCTCGAGGAGGAAATCTCCGAACTGCGCGCCGGCGACAAGGTCGATGCGGAACTCGCGGTGCTCAAGGCCCGCATGAAGAAGGACGGTTGAGATGGAAGATCTGATGTCCGTCGGCGTCCCCATCGTCTCGATCTTCATCGGGCTGCCCTGGGTGATCATGCACTATATCACCAAGTGGAAGCAGGCTCCGAAGATCACCGAGGAGGACGAACGCCTGCTCGACGAGCTGCAGATGCTTGCCCGCCGGCTGGAAGATCGGGTCGTCACCGTCGAGCGGATCATCGCCGCCGACAATCCCGACTGGAAGCCGGGCCTGACCAGCCAGTCCTATCTCGCCGATCGCGAGCCCGAGCGCGCGACCGCCCGTACCCCCTTCGAACGGAGGAATTGAGATGTCCGCCAGCCGTACCAAATTCTACCTCGACAAGCAGAACGCCAAGTACAAGGGCGTCTGCGCAGGGATCGCCGACTATACCGGGGTCGAAGTCCTCTGGGTCCGCGTCGCGATGATCCTGCTGACCTTCGCCGGCGGCTTCCCATGGACGCTGGTCGCCTATTGGCTGGTCGCCTGGATGGGCGAAGCCAAGCCGATCGGCCTCTACGAGACGCCCGACGACGCCAAGTTCTGGCAGGGCGTCCGCTCGAACCCGAAGCGCTCGACCGCCGAGGTCCGCAGCAAGTTCCGCGACATCGACCGTCGCCTCGCCGACATCGAGACGCATTACACCAGCCGCAGCAGCAACAGCCTCGCGGCAGAGATCGACAGCCTGCGCTGAGGCGCGGCCAACAGGGGACGGACAATGAGTTGGGGTGGACCGGGTTTCGTCATTGCGATCATCGCGATCTCGACCCTTGGCTGGGTGGTCAACACCTGGATCCGCGCGAAGCACGGCTATGCGCTGGAAGACGAATGGAGCGGCGAGACGCACAAGCCCAATCCGGATGGCGATCGCCAGGTCCAGCTGCTGAGCAGCGAGAACGAGCGACTCAACGGCCAGGTCTCGCGCCTCGAGGAACGGATCGCGGTCCTCGAACGCATCGCCACCGATCCCGCCGAGCGTACCGCGCGCGAGATCGACGCACTCCGCGACCGATAAGGATCACGACGATGGACGGATTTACGGTCTTCATGCTCGCGATCATCTGCGTCGGCCTGCCCGTCACGCTCGGGATCGGCGGCGAGATGTTCAAGAGCTGGATGCGGCACAAGGAAACGATGGCGACCGCGCTCAACGCGCAGACCGCCGAGAAGGCAGCGCAATATGCGGCGCATACCGAGCGGCTCGAACAGCGCGTCCGCGTGCTGGAGCGCCTCGCCACCGACCGCGGCATCGCGGTCGCCGACGACATCGAGCGGCTGCGCGACGCGCGCCCGGTCAACTAGAGGATAGGACCCATGAACCCTTTCACAATGGTCGTCTGCATCGTCCTGATCGCAGCCGTCGCCAAGGTCATGCGCGAACGCTACCGCGCGATGGGATCGCAGATCGTCCCGACCGAAAGCCTCGACACGCAGCGGCTGCGCGACGAGGTCCGCCAGATGAAGGAGCGCATCCAGGTGCTGGAGCGCGTGATCACCGACAACCACAAGAGCGTCGATCTCGACCGAGAGATCGAGCGGCTCCGCGACCGCTAGGGAGGCGGACATGACCGACCCGAACGTCTATATCACGCTCGCGCTTTCCGGCCTCGCCGGGCTCGCGATGGTCGTCGCCGGCGGCCTGTCCGGATGGCGCGGCTGGCTCACGCTGCGGCGGATGGAACTGGCGGCGCACGACGGCGAATCGCCGCTGGCTCCCACCGCCGGCGCCCGCATCGAGATCGCTGACCTCAAGGAACGCATCAAGAAGCTCGAGGCCATCGCCGCCGGGGTGGATCTGTAGGCCTCAATCCTCCCCCGCCAGGGGGAGGTGGCGCCGAAGGCGTCGGAGGGGGCGGACACGGAACCTCTGTCGCCCTTTCCGCCCCCTCCGACAGCTTCGCTGCCACCTCCCCCTTGCGGGGGAGGATCGAACCCCTAGCGCGTCTCGAACGCGCGCAACCCCGGACCCAGCCGGTTCGTCCCCAGCGCCAGTTTGTCATGGCTATAGTCCGCGACGAACGCAGGGCTGGTCTTGTCCCCCGGCGACAACCGCGCGTCATTGTCCTCGACGCGCAGCCCCGTCGACCGATAGGTCCGGGCCTCCGCCGCGACCACGATCAGTCCGGTGTGGTTCTCCTTCGCGGTCCCCTGGACGAAGGCGTTGCGCGCGATCAGCCCCGTCGATCCTTCGGACAGGTCGATCATGTAGTTGGTCTTCTTGCCCGCGGTGTCGTCGAAGCTGTTGTCGGTGATCGACACGGTGGGCGCACGCAGCTTGACGTAATGCCCGCCGGTGCCGCGCTCGAACCGCGAATGCGTGATCGTCACGCTACCCTTGTTGGCCAGGTAGATGGCGTGCGAGCAGCTCGGCGATTCGTCGCACTGGCCGAGCCCCGAAAAGGTCGACCGGTCGATCGTGATCCGCTGTCCCGCGGGCTGGCCGCCGAGGATCCCCTCCTGGCTGTTGAGGAACATCGAATTGCTCACCGCCAGGTCGCCCATCTCGGTGCGGATCCCGGCGCCGTTGCCGTCGCTGACGCGCAGGTTGCGGAAGACGATGCCGTCGACCACCGACCCCTGCCCGCGCAGCACCAGCACCGCCTTGTCCTCGCACGGCACGCCGTCGAAGATCACGCTGCCGGGCTCGGCCGCCTTGAAGGTGATGTGGCCGCCCGCTTGCACCGCACATTCGCGGTAGGTCCCCGGCGCGATCAGGATGGTCGCCGTGCCTAGCCGCACCGAATCGACCGCGTCCTGCAGCGTCGCGAAACCCTGCCCCCCGATGGTGAACGGTGCAGGCCCCGCGGCAAACGCGGGAGCGGCGAGGAGCGACAGCGCGAGCAACGATCGTTTCATGGGAAAATCCTTTCGGCCCGGCCTGCACGCGCGCGAACCCGCAACGCCAGCCTCTTTCGCAGTTAACGCGCGCGCGGTGCGGATGGAATGCTTGCCGGCACGCCCGGGTGTCTCGGAACGGCGCACTAGCGCCTCGTCGTATCCGTAGATATCCGTAGCCCTGCCATCCCCACCCCCCGTCATCCCCGCGAAGGCGGGGATCCAGACTGGCTGACTGCGCGGTTCCAGCCTCCAGCGTTCGAGGTTCTGGATCCCCGCTTCCGCGGGGATGACGGCAGTGTCGGCGGACGACGGAGTATATGCAGTGACCGTCATCGCCATACGCGGTGACGGTCACGCACCATCCCATTGAACGCACGCGGATCTCCCAATACCATAGCGCCAGCGACAGCCGGCGGGCCGACCCGACCGAGCGACGGGGGGACGCACGTGCACGCCATGACGCCGACGGAGGTCTTCCTCCTCGCGATGCTGATCATTTTCACAGTGCCGTATCTGGTGTGGCGGGTGCTCCGCACCGATTACTGGGCGCCGCTGGTCGTGGTGCAGATCATCGGCGGCATCCTGCTCGGGCCGGGCGTGCTCGGCGCGCTCTACCCCGATTATTACGCGACGATCTTCACGCCAGCGACCTTGGGCTCGCTCAACGGCGTCGCCTGGTGGGCGGTGATGATGTTCGTCTGGGTCGCGGGCATCGAGCTCGACCTCGGCGAGGCCTGGGCGCGGCGCGGCGAGACCGGGGTCACCGCAGGGCTCGCGCTCGCGGTCCCTCTGGTGACCGGCAGTATAGCCGCCGTGCTGATGCTCCGCCTCCCCGGCTGGCAGGGCCCGTCGGGTGCCACCTGGCAGGTGATCCTCGGCATCGGCATGGCCTGCGCGGTCACCGCGCTGCCGATCCTCGTGCTGTTCCTCGAAAAGCTCGAGATTCTGCGCCAACCCATCGGCCAGCGCATCCTGCGCTACGCCAGCCTCGACGACATCGCGATCTGGGGCGTGCTCGCGCTGATCCTGCTCGACTGGGAGCGCGTCGGCCGACAGGGCGGCTTCCTGATCGGCTTCGCGGTCGCGACGATCCTAGTGCGCAAACTGATGGCCCGGATCGAGGAACGCGACCGCTGGTATGTCAGCCTGATCTGGCTCGCCGGGTGCGGGTTCGCCGCCGACTGGGCGGGACTGCACTTCATGGTCGGCGCGTTCCTGTCGGGCGCGGTGCTCGACGGGAAATGGTTCACCACCGCGAAGATGGACCAGTTCCGCCACTTCGTGCTGCTCGCGGTGATGCCGGTGTTCTTCCTGTCGACCGGCCTCAAGACGCAGTGGGCGGTCGGCGGCTATGCGGTATTCGGAGCCGCCGCGCTGCTGCTCGTCGCCTCGGTCGGTGGCAAGCTCGCCGGGGTCCATATCGCCGGGCGGATCCTGAAATGGCGTCCGGGCGAGGCTTCCGCGATCGGCTGGCTGCTGCAGACCAAGGCGCTGATCATGATCATCTTCGTCAACATCCTCTTGGACAAGACAATCATCACCAACGAGACCTTCACCGCGCTGCTGCTTATGGCGCTGGCCAGCACGATGCTGACGGTGCCGATGGTGTCGCCGAAGTTGCGGCGGTTGGGGGCGTTGGTGGGGCGCTGAGGCGCTGCTCCCCTCCCTGGAAGGGAGGGGTCGGGGGTGGGTCCTGAAGCTCGCGACCGTTGCGCCAAGCGTCCACCCACCCCCTGCCCCCTCCCTTCCAGGGAGGGGGTGTAAGGCTCAGTCCAGGTTCGGCCGCAACCAGCGTTCCGCGAGCGGCAAGACAACCCCGCGCCGCGCCGCATAGTCCTCGAGCTGGTCGCGCCCGACCCGCGCCACGCCGAAATACTCCGCCTGCGGGTGCCCGAAATAGAAGCCCGAGACCGCAGCGGTCGGGAACATCGCGAAGCTCTCGGTCAGTTCGAGGCCGGTCGCGGTCTCCGCGTCGAGCAGGTCGAACAGGATCGGCTTCAGGCTGTGGTCCGGACACGCGGGATAGCCCGGCGCCGGGCGGATGCCGCGATACTGTTCCTTGATCAGCGCGTCGTTGGTCAGCTGCTCGTCGGGGGCATAACCCCAGAGCTCCTGACGGACATGCTTGTGCAACCGCTCGGCGAACGCCTCGGCGAAGCGGTCGGCGAGCGCCTTCAGCAGGATGTCGTTATAATCGTCATGCCCGGCCTTGAACCGCGCGATATGCTCGTCGATCCCGTGGATCCCGACCGCAAAGCCGCCGAACCAGTCGTCCTGCGTGTCGACGAAATCGGCCAGGCACATGTTCGCGCGGCCCTCGCGCTTGGCGATCTGCTGGCGAAGCATGGGAAGACGCACCTCTCCTCCCCTCCCGTTTACGGGAGGGGTTGGGGGAGGGCTTGTCACGGATGGCGCGTCGTTTGCGGACACGCCCTCCCCTAGCCCCTCCCGCACGCGGGAGGGGAATACCACGACATCATCCCCCTCGCGCCGCGCCGGCCACAACCCGACGACCCCCCGCGGCGTCAGCCACTTCTCCGCGACGATCGTGTCCAGCATCGCCTGCGCATCCGCATACAGCGACGACGCGCTCTCGCCGACGACCTCGTCGGTCAGGATCGCCGGGAAGTTGCCCGCCAGCTCCCACGCCCGGAAGAACGGCGTCCAGTCGATATACTCGCGCAGGTCGGTCAGGTTCCAGTCCGGGAACACGTGCACGCCCGGCTTCGCCGGCGCCGCCGGCTTCATCGCGAAGTCCGCGACGAATTTCCGCTCGCGCGCCGTCTCGATCGGGATCAGCTCGCTCTGTCCCTTGTTTGCGCGCGCGAAGCGCACCGCTTCATATTCGTCCGCGGTCTTGGTCACGAACTCGTCGCGGATCGTGTCGCTGACCAAAGTCGACGCCACGCCCACCGCACGGCTCGCATCGAGCACATGCACCACCGGCCCGTCATAGGCCGGCGCGATGCGCAGCGCGGTGTGGACCTTCGACGTCGTCGCGCCGCCGATCAGCAGCGGCATGGTCATGCCTGCGCGCTTCATCTCCTCGGCAACGGTGACCATCTCGTCGAGCGACGGCGTGATCAGCCCCGACAGGCCGATCATGTCGGCGTCGTTCTCGTTCGCGGCTTCGAGGATCTTTGACCACGGCACCATCACGCCCAGGTCGACCACGTCGAAGCCGTTGCACTGCAGCACCACGCCGACGATGTTCTTGCCGATATCGTGCACGTCGCCCTTGACGGTCGCCATGATGATCTTGCCCTTGCCGCGTGCGCCGGGCTCCTTCATCGCCTCGATATAGGGCAGCAGATGCGCGACCGCCTTCTTCATCACGCGCGCCGACTTCACCACCTGCGGCAGGAACATCTTGCCCGATCCGAACAGGTCGCCGACGACGTTCATGCCGTCCATCAGCGGGCCTTCGATCACCTCGATCGGGCGACCGCCATCGTTGGCGATGATCAGCCGTGCTTCCTCGGTGTCCTCGACGACGTGGAGGTCGATGCCTTTGACCAGCGCATATTCGAGCCGCTTGTTGACCGACAGCGAGCGCCATTCCGCCGCCGCCTTCTCGGCGACCACGTCGGTCCCGCGATACCGCTCGGCGAGAGCGACCAGCCGGTCCCCCGCTTCCGGGTCCTTGTTGAGCACGACGTCCTCGACCGCCTGGCGCAGCTCGGGATCGATATCGTCATAGATGTCGAGCTGCCCGGCGTTGACGATCGCCATGTCCATGCCCGCGGGGATCGCATAGTATAGGAACACGCTGTGCATCGCGCGGCGCACGGGCTCGTTGCCCCGGAACGAGAAGCTGAAGTTCGACAACCCGCCTGAGATATGGACGTGCGGGCAGCGCGCCTTGATCTCGCGGCACGCCTCGATGAAGTCGACGCCGTAATTGTCATGCTCCTCGATCCCGGTCGCGACCGCGAAGACGTTGGGATCGAAGATGATGTCCTCGGGCGGGAATCCGATCCCGACGAGCAGCTTGTACGCGCGCTCGCAGATTTCGACTTTCCGGTCCTTGGTGTCCGCCTGGCCGACCTCGTCGAATGCCATCACGACCACCGCGGCGCCGTAGGCCATGCACTTCCTGGCCTGGGCGAGGAACTGCTCCTCGCCCTCCTTCATGCTGATCGAATTGACGATCGGCTTGCCCGAAACGCACTTCAGCCCCGCCTCGATCACGCTCCATTTCGAGCTGTCGACCATGAAGGGGATGCGCGCGATATCGGGTTCGGCGGCGATCAGTTTCAGGAACGTCGTCATCGCGTGGTGCGCGTCGAGCAGCCCCTCGTCCATGTTGACGTCGAGCACCTGCGCGCCGGACTCGACCTGCTGACGCGCGACCTCGACCGCGGCGGGATAGTCGCCCGCCATGATCAGCTTCTTGAAGCGCGCCGAGCCGGTGACGTTGGTGCGCTCGCCGATGTTGACGAAATTGGTCGAGGAGATCGTGGTCATGGCAATCCAAATTCCGTCACCCCAGCGAAGGCTGGGGTCTTGTGGTGACAGGTCACTCCCTCACCACCGGGAGATCCCAGCCTGCGCTGGGATGACGTGTATCGTGCGGGCGACCGATCAGGCCGCCATCGTGAACGGCTCCAACCCGGCGAGCTTGGTCCGCACTTCCGGCTTCGCCACCAGTCGCGGCTCAAGCCCGCGAACCCCGTCCGCCATCGCCTTGATATGCGCCGGCGTCGATCCACAGCACCCGCCGAGCACGTTGACCTGTTTCGCCACCGCCCACTCGCCGACCAGCCCCGCGGTCGTCTCGGGCATCTCGTCATATTCGCCGAGCTCGTTGGGCAGCCCGGCGTTCGGGTAGATCATGATCAGCGTGTCGGCGATGGCCGACAGCGTCTTCACATGCGGCCGCAGCTGCTCCGCACCGAACGAGCAGTTGAGCCCGATCGTCACCGGCCTGGCATGTCGCACCGCGTGCCAGAACGCCTCGACCGTGTGGCCCGACAGGTTGCGCCCCGACAGATCGGTCAGCGTCATCGACAACATGATCGGCACGTCGCGGCCGAGATCGTCGCCCGCCTCGATCGCCGCCATGATCCCGGCCTTGGCGTTCAAGGTATCGAACACCGTCTCGATCAGAATGAAGTCGACCCCCACCCCCTCGCCGCCCTCGAGCAGCGCGTCGATCTGGTCGCGGTACACGCCCTTGAGGTAATCGAAGTCGATCTCGCGAAACCCCGGATCGTTGACGTCGGGGCTCAACGACAGCGTCTTGTTGGTCGGCCCGATCGCTCCCGCCACGAACCGCGGCCGGCCGTCCTTCGCTTCATATTCGTTCGCGAGCCGGCGCGCGATCTTCGCGCTCTCGACGTTGATTGCGCGCACCAGATGCTCGGCGCCGTAATCCGCCTGGCTGATCAGGTTCGCGCTGAACGTGTTGGTCGAGACGATGTCCGACCCCGCCTCGAGATATTCGCGCGTGATCGTCTCGGGCACTTCCGGCTTGGTGATCGCCAGGATGTCGTTGTTGCCCTTCTGGTCGTGGCTCAGCCCCAGGTCACCCGCATAGGCCGCCTCGTCCAGCTTCCAGTTCTGGATCTCGGTCCCGAACGCGCCGTCGGTGATCAGGATGCGCTTGGCGGCTTCGGCGTTCAGTTTTTCACGTGCAGTCATCGTCGTATCTCCTCCCCTCCCGCTTGCGGGAGGGGTTGGGGGAGGGCCTGTCAGTGCCGCCAGCGGAGCGCTTGGGGAAGGCACAGGCCCTCCCCTAGCCCCTCCCGCAAGCGGGAGGGGAATTACGCCGCCGCGACCTCGGCCGCCGGCTTCGCGCGAACGCCGAGCATGTGGCAGATCGCATAGGCCAGCTCGGCACGGTTCAGCGTGTAGAAGTGGAAATCCTTCACGCCGCCCGCATACAGCCGCCGGCACATTTCCGCCGCGATCGTCGCTGCCACCAGCTGCCGCGCGGCGGGATGATCGTCGAGCCCCTCGAACAACCGATCCATCCACGCCGGGATCTCGGCGCCACACGCGCCTGCGAACTTCCGCGTCTGCGCGACGTTCGACACCGGCAGGATGCCCGGCAGGATCTGCGCGGTGATCCCGGCGGCGGCGACCCGGTCGCGGAACCGGAAATACGCCTCGGGCGAGAAGAAGAACTGCGTGATCGCACGGCTCGCGCCTGCGTCCAGCTTGCGCTTCAGATTGTCGAGATCGGCATCGTGCCCGCCGGATTCCGGATGGCATTCGGGATAGGCCGCGACCGAGATCTCGAACGGATGCAGCCTGGTCAGCCCCGCGACCAGCGCCGCCGCATTCT
This sequence is a window from Sphingomonas ginsenosidivorax. Protein-coding genes within it:
- the pspA gene encoding phage shock protein PspA, with translation MGIFSRTRDIVAANFADLLEKAEDPAKMIRMIILEMEETLVEVRASAARTIADQKEMRRHISKLDQLQDNWTEKAELALSKDREDLAKAALVERQKAVDMADQLKAEVGVLDDALRASEEDIAKLQTKLREARTKQNAVQTRLETANNRTRLREMYNGPKTHEAFSRFDVLDRRVDEAEGRAEALGLGSVKTLEEEISELRAGDKVDAELAVLKARMKKDG
- the pspB gene encoding envelope stress response membrane protein PspB codes for the protein MEDLMSVGVPIVSIFIGLPWVIMHYITKWKQAPKITEEDERLLDELQMLARRLEDRVVTVERIIAADNPDWKPGLTSQSYLADREPERATARTPFERRN
- the pspC gene encoding envelope stress response membrane protein PspC translates to MSASRTKFYLDKQNAKYKGVCAGIADYTGVEVLWVRVAMILLTFAGGFPWTLVAYWLVAWMGEAKPIGLYETPDDAKFWQGVRSNPKRSTAEVRSKFRDIDRRLADIETHYTSRSSNSLAAEIDSLR
- a CDS encoding right-handed parallel beta-helix repeat-containing protein, translating into MKRSLLALSLLAAPAFAAGPAPFTIGGQGFATLQDAVDSVRLGTATILIAPGTYRECAVQAGGHITFKAAEPGSVIFDGVPCEDKAVLVLRGQGSVVDGIVFRNLRVSDGNGAGIRTEMGDLAVSNSMFLNSQEGILGGQPAGQRITIDRSTFSGLGQCDESPSCSHAIYLANKGSVTITHSRFERGTGGHYVKLRAPTVSITDNSFDDTAGKKTNYMIDLSEGSTGLIARNAFVQGTAKENHTGLIVVAAEARTYRSTGLRVEDNDARLSPGDKTSPAFVADYSHDKLALGTNRLGPGLRAFETR
- a CDS encoding cation:proton antiporter translates to MTPTEVFLLAMLIIFTVPYLVWRVLRTDYWAPLVVVQIIGGILLGPGVLGALYPDYYATIFTPATLGSLNGVAWWAVMMFVWVAGIELDLGEAWARRGETGVTAGLALAVPLVTGSIAAVLMLRLPGWQGPSGATWQVILGIGMACAVTALPILVLFLEKLEILRQPIGQRILRYASLDDIAIWGVLALILLDWERVGRQGGFLIGFAVATILVRKLMARIEERDRWYVSLIWLAGCGFAADWAGLHFMVGAFLSGAVLDGKWFTTAKMDQFRHFVLLAVMPVFFLSTGLKTQWAVGGYAVFGAAALLLVASVGGKLAGVHIAGRILKWRPGEASAIGWLLQTKALIMIIFVNILLDKTIITNETFTALLLMALASTMLTVPMVSPKLRRLGALVGR
- the metH gene encoding methionine synthase — protein: MTTISSTNFVNIGERTNVTGSARFKKLIMAGDYPAAVEVARQQVESGAQVLDVNMDEGLLDAHHAMTTFLKLIAAEPDIARIPFMVDSSKWSVIEAGLKCVSGKPIVNSISMKEGEEQFLAQARKCMAYGAAVVVMAFDEVGQADTKDRKVEICERAYKLLVGIGFPPEDIIFDPNVFAVATGIEEHDNYGVDFIEACREIKARCPHVHISGGLSNFSFSFRGNEPVRRAMHSVFLYYAIPAGMDMAIVNAGQLDIYDDIDPELRQAVEDVVLNKDPEAGDRLVALAERYRGTDVVAEKAAAEWRSLSVNKRLEYALVKGIDLHVVEDTEEARLIIANDGGRPIEVIEGPLMDGMNVVGDLFGSGKMFLPQVVKSARVMKKAVAHLLPYIEAMKEPGARGKGKIIMATVKGDVHDIGKNIVGVVLQCNGFDVVDLGVMVPWSKILEAANENDADMIGLSGLITPSLDEMVTVAEEMKRAGMTMPLLIGGATTSKVHTALRIAPAYDGPVVHVLDASRAVGVASTLVSDTIRDEFVTKTADEYEAVRFARANKGQSELIPIETARERKFVADFAMKPAAPAKPGVHVFPDWNLTDLREYIDWTPFFRAWELAGNFPAILTDEVVGESASSLYADAQAMLDTIVAEKWLTPRGVVGLWPARREGDDVVVFPSRVREGLGEGVSANDAPSVTSPPPTPPVNGRGGEVRLPMLRQQIAKREGRANMCLADFVDTQDDWFGGFAVGIHGIDEHIARFKAGHDDYNDILLKALADRFAEAFAERLHKHVRQELWGYAPDEQLTNDALIKEQYRGIRPAPGYPACPDHSLKPILFDLLDAETATGLELTESFAMFPTAAVSGFYFGHPQAEYFGVARVGRDQLEDYAARRGVVLPLAERWLRPNLD
- a CDS encoding homocysteine S-methyltransferase family protein; its protein translation is MTAREKLNAEAAKRILITDGAFGTEIQNWKLDEAAYAGDLGLSHDQKGNNDILAITKPEVPETITREYLEAGSDIVSTNTFSANLISQADYGAEHLVRAINVESAKIARRLANEYEAKDGRPRFVAGAIGPTNKTLSLSPDVNDPGFREIDFDYLKGVYRDQIDALLEGGEGVGVDFILIETVFDTLNAKAGIMAAIEAGDDLGRDVPIMLSMTLTDLSGRNLSGHTVEAFWHAVRHARPVTIGLNCSFGAEQLRPHVKTLSAIADTLIMIYPNAGLPNELGEYDEMPETTAGLVGEWAVAKQVNVLGGCCGSTPAHIKAMADGVRGLEPRLVAKPEVRTKLAGLEPFTMAA
- the metF gene encoding methylenetetrahydrofolate reductase [NAD(P)H] codes for the protein MSISITQLGEARRALEEPLFADLAGDIGISFEFFPPKSEKMEAQLWDAVRTLEPLAPDFVSVTYGAGGSTRERTHATVARIQRETSMNAAAHLTCVEATKAEIDQVAEEYWAAGVRHIVALRGDMPTLGQPYQPHPGGYENAAALVAGLTRLHPFEISVAAYPECHPESGGHDADLDNLKRKLDAGASRAITQFFFSPEAYFRFRDRVAAAGITAQILPGILPVSNVAQTRKFAGACGAEIPAWMDRLFEGLDDHPAARQLVAATIAAEMCRRLYAGGVKDFHFYTLNRAELAYAICHMLGVRAKPAAEVAAA